The proteins below come from a single Chiloscyllium punctatum isolate Juve2018m chromosome 22, sChiPun1.3, whole genome shotgun sequence genomic window:
- the spi1b gene encoding transcription factor PU.1b yields MEGYLIAPYPEDIAPYDSEVYRQPHEYYTYLGSDGDSHSDWDYTSGHIHGDFESFADHHFTELQSVQPPQLQQLYRHMELEQLHGLESLPATTIPIGTAIHYNKTQPSATTSFTSPQVPFVSHWCPQYTSSAERSSDEEELERRSPPLEVSDGETEVTDSFPHMGGADSGNKKKIRLYQFLLDLLRSGDMKESIWWVDKDKGTFQFSSKHKEELANRWGVQKGNRKRMTYQKMARALRNYGKTGEVRKVKKKLTYQFSGEVMERLEWKQYP; encoded by the exons ATGGAAGGCTATCTGATCGCTCCG TACCCCGAGGATATTGCCCCTTACGACAGCGAGGTGTACAGACAGCCCCATGAGTATTACACTTACCTGGGCAGCGATGGGGACAGCCACAGCG ACTGGGATTACACAAGTGGCCACATTCATGGAGACTTTGAGTCATTTGCTGACCATCACTTCACCGAATTGCAGAGCGTTCAACCCCCCCAGCTGCAACAGCTGTACAGACATATGGAGCTCGAACAGCTACACGGGTTAGAATCCTTACCAGCGACCACCATTCCCATCGGAACAGCAATACATTACAACAAAACACAACCTTCAGCAACGACCAGCTTCACATCTCCCCAG GTGCCCTTTGTGTCCCACTGGTGCCCACAGTACACATCCTCAGCTGAACGGAGTTCCGATGAGGAAGAGCTGGAGAGGCGAAGTCCACCGTTAGAAGTGTCGGATGGAGAAACAGAGGTTACAGATTCTTTTCCCCACATGGGTGGTGCAGATTCAG GCAACAAGAAGAAGATCCGACTCTACCAGTTCCTGCTGGATCTCTTGCGGAGTGGCGATATGAAGGAGAGTATCTGGTGGGTGGATAAGGACAAGGGGACATTCCAGTTCTCCTCAAAACACAAGGAGGAACTGGCAAATCGCTGGGGGGTACAGAAGGGCAACCGCAAGAGGATGACCTACCAGAAAATGGCCCGTGCTCTGAGAAACTATGGCAAAACGGGGGAGGTGCGTAAGGTAAAGAAGAAGTTGACATACCAGTTCAGCGGTGAGGTGATGGAACGATTGGAGTGGAAGCAGTACCCATAA